In Candidatus Nitronauta litoralis, one DNA window encodes the following:
- a CDS encoding Bax inhibitor-1/YccA family protein, whose amino-acid sequence MQNIPYRMSADAIASEQQRFMVRVYNWMAAGLALTGIMALYVASSETMMNLVYSNKAVPIILFVVQIGLVIYLSGWAQKMSASQATGVFLLYAGLTGVTLSFIFLVYTTASVAWTFFVTAGTFGSLSLYGYVTKKDLSGMGQFLFMGLIGLILSRVANMFIESASFDSALNIIGVLIFAGLTVYDTQKIKQMNILGNEGTEEDTKEAIVGALTLYLDFINLFLHLLRIMGDRR is encoded by the coding sequence ATGCAAAACATACCTTACCGCATGAGTGCCGACGCTATTGCATCTGAACAGCAACGGTTCATGGTTCGCGTTTATAACTGGATGGCAGCTGGTCTGGCTCTTACCGGTATTATGGCCCTTTATGTAGCCAGCAGTGAAACCATGATGAATCTGGTTTACAGCAATAAAGCGGTTCCCATTATTTTGTTTGTTGTCCAGATTGGACTTGTGATTTATCTATCCGGATGGGCACAGAAAATGTCTGCAAGCCAGGCTACAGGTGTCTTCCTACTATACGCGGGTCTGACCGGAGTCACGTTATCATTTATTTTCCTTGTTTACACTACCGCCTCTGTTGCCTGGACTTTTTTTGTTACAGCCGGAACATTTGGATCGCTTAGTCTTTATGGCTATGTCACCAAAAAGGACTTGAGCGGAATGGGTCAATTCCTTTTTATGGGACTAATCGGTCTTATATTGTCACGAGTAGCCAATATGTTTATTGAGAGCGCATCTTTTGATAGTGCCCTCAATATTATTGGCGTTTTGATTTTTGCAGGACTAACTGTTTACGATACTCAAAAAATCAAGCAGATGAACATTTTAGGAAATGAAGGTACGGAAGAAGACACGAAAGAAGCTATCGTAGGTGCTCTGACTCTTTACCTTGATTTCATAAATCTGTTTCTTCATCTTCTCCGAATCATGGGTGACCGTCGTTAG
- a CDS encoding VWA domain-containing protein, which yields MLFTGALAQPRWGFQWDQLHQRGADVIVAFDVSTSMLATDIKPNRLERAKRKVTDLIHMLNGDRIGLVAFAGTSFVQCPLTLDYEAAEIFLSALDVDLIPVQGTALGHAIRTSINAFSKKEKKSKALILITDGEDHSGTAMMAAQEAREEGVKIFVIGIGSDDAVPIPDPSSGGGFKKDAKGNVVMSRLNETLLRKIAEETGGSFVRSVTGDLDLEKIYEEEIKTRVEQKDLKSNRRRRWQEQFQWFIALGLVFLVVERGIRER from the coding sequence ATGTTGTTCACCGGGGCTTTGGCCCAGCCGCGATGGGGTTTCCAATGGGATCAATTGCACCAACGAGGAGCTGACGTTATTGTCGCCTTTGATGTGTCAACCAGCATGCTTGCGACTGATATTAAACCCAACAGACTGGAGCGCGCGAAACGCAAGGTCACAGACCTTATACACATGCTGAACGGTGATCGTATTGGTCTGGTTGCTTTTGCCGGAACCAGTTTCGTTCAATGTCCTTTGACCCTTGATTATGAAGCAGCAGAAATTTTCCTTTCAGCACTGGATGTGGATTTAATTCCGGTTCAAGGCACCGCTCTGGGGCATGCCATCCGGACTTCCATCAATGCTTTCAGTAAAAAAGAAAAGAAGTCCAAAGCTCTCATTTTGATTACAGACGGGGAGGACCATAGCGGAACGGCTATGATGGCTGCCCAGGAGGCTCGAGAAGAAGGAGTCAAAATTTTTGTGATAGGTATTGGAAGTGATGATGCGGTGCCTATTCCTGATCCTTCCTCCGGAGGAGGTTTTAAGAAAGATGCGAAAGGCAATGTGGTGATGTCCAGATTGAATGAAACCTTATTACGAAAAATCGCCGAGGAAACGGGAGGAAGTTTTGTGCGTTCGGTTACAGGAGATCTGGACCTTGAAAAAATCTATGAAGAGGAAATAAAAACCCGGGTCGAGCAGAAGGATCTCAAGAGTAACCGTCGACGCCGTTGGCAGGAGCAGTTCCAATGGTTCATAGCATTAGGCCTGGTCTTTCTGGTTGTGGAGCGGGGAATTCGGGAAAGGTGA